The following coding sequences are from one Reyranella humidisoli window:
- a CDS encoding cryptochrome/photolyase family protein yields MSVSIVWFRNDLRLSDNPALVESLRAGLPVVPVFVLDDQTEGVRPLGGASRWWLHHSLSSLDASLRKLGSRLTLRRGPAERVLPELAAECGAEAIFWNRVYDEGSRNRDARLKKSLNERGLRAESFKANLLFEPWEIKNQSGAPFKVFTPFWRVCRAHASPGDPLPAPKALPAPKTGPASDALDDWRLLPTNPDWAGGLRTAWSPGEKGAKDRLSHFLDEALEDYRHARDLPAVEGTSRLSPNLAFGEISPRQVWRAATNRGASAAAEKFLSEVGWREFAYSLLFHNGDLAQRNFRPEFDAFPWADSDEILEAWRRGRTGYPIVDAGMRELWTTGWMHNRVRMIVASFLTKDLLIDWRQGERWFWDTLVDADPANNVTGWQWVAGCGADAAPYFRVFNPVLQGAKFDPKGEYVRRWVPELAGLPDAVIHSPWSASKPPAASVYPERIVEHGAARDRALAAFQSLKKSA; encoded by the coding sequence ATGTCGGTTTCGATCGTCTGGTTTCGCAATGACCTCCGCCTCTCGGACAATCCCGCGCTGGTCGAGAGCCTGCGCGCGGGCCTTCCCGTGGTGCCGGTCTTCGTTCTGGACGACCAGACGGAGGGTGTGCGGCCTCTCGGCGGCGCCTCGCGCTGGTGGCTGCATCACAGCCTGAGCTCACTCGACGCTTCGCTTCGCAAGCTCGGCTCGCGCCTGACTCTGCGCCGTGGGCCGGCCGAACGCGTACTGCCCGAACTCGCGGCGGAATGCGGTGCCGAAGCGATTTTCTGGAACCGTGTTTACGACGAGGGTTCGCGCAATCGTGATGCACGTCTGAAGAAGTCGCTGAACGAGCGCGGCCTGAGAGCGGAGAGCTTCAAGGCGAACCTTCTGTTCGAGCCCTGGGAGATCAAGAACCAGAGCGGCGCCCCCTTCAAGGTGTTCACTCCCTTCTGGCGGGTCTGCCGCGCGCACGCCTCACCGGGCGATCCGCTCCCCGCGCCGAAGGCATTGCCCGCACCGAAGACCGGGCCCGCGAGCGATGCGCTCGACGACTGGCGGCTTCTGCCGACCAATCCCGACTGGGCGGGCGGCCTGCGCACTGCGTGGTCGCCAGGCGAGAAAGGGGCGAAGGATCGGCTCAGCCATTTCCTCGACGAGGCACTGGAAGACTATCGCCATGCCCGCGATCTTCCGGCGGTCGAGGGGACTTCTCGCCTCTCTCCCAATCTTGCCTTCGGCGAGATCAGCCCCCGGCAGGTCTGGCGGGCGGCGACCAACCGCGGCGCGTCGGCGGCCGCAGAAAAATTCCTCTCCGAAGTGGGTTGGCGCGAGTTCGCCTACAGCCTCCTGTTCCATAACGGCGACCTTGCACAGCGCAACTTCCGGCCGGAGTTCGACGCGTTTCCCTGGGCGGATTCCGACGAGATTCTCGAAGCCTGGCGGCGCGGGCGCACCGGCTATCCGATCGTCGATGCGGGCATGCGCGAATTGTGGACCACCGGCTGGATGCACAATCGCGTGCGCATGATCGTGGCCTCCTTCCTCACCAAGGACCTGCTGATCGACTGGCGCCAGGGAGAGCGTTGGTTCTGGGACACGCTGGTCGACGCCGATCCGGCGAACAACGTCACCGGCTGGCAATGGGTCGCGGGCTGCGGCGCCGACGCCGCGCCCTACTTCCGCGTTTTCAATCCGGTGCTCCAGGGCGCGAAGTTCGACCCGAAGGGCGAGTATGTCCGTCGCTGGGTCCCCGAACTCGCCGGCCTGCCTGACGCGGTCATCCACAGCCCCTGGAGCGCTTCGAAACCTCCGGCCGCTTCCGTCTATCCCGAACGCATCGTCGAGCATGGTGCGGCCCGGGACCGCGCACTGGCTGCCTTCCAAAGCCTCAAGAAATCAGCGTAG